From the genome of Candidatus Omnitrophota bacterium:
GTAAGGCTTTGATTGTTAATCCGGACAATACCCAGGCTAAGGCTTGTTTGGCTAAGATTCGCCGGATGAGAAAAAACGATCAGCCCCAAAGTTTACAGGTAGTTTGCTTAGGGGAAGAAGTTGTTTATGAGGTTACCGGTTTTAAAAATAGTGCCTATTCCAAATATGTTTGGGATTTTGGCGATGGGGTTAAGAAGGAATTTGGGGCGAAAGCCACCCATAGCTACTTGCTTCCTGGAAGATATACAATAGCTGTTTTTGCTGAAGATTTCCAACAAGGACTTTCTTATAGCTCTAGTGGCGGTACGATTTTAGTAAAAGTTAACCAACCTCCAGTGGCTGATGCCGGTCCGAATAAGGTTTGCTGTCAGGGTAAAGAGGCTATTTTTGATGCTTCTAACTCTTATGATCCCGATGGAGATAATTTAGTTTACTTTTGGGATTTTGGTGACGGTAATACCGCAAGGGGAGCCAGAGTAAAACATCACTATCCTTTAAATGGAATATATCAGGTTTCCTTAACAGTTTATGATCAGTCGCAAGATGCTTGCAATGTTGCTACTTCAGGGTTTACTGCCAATGTTCAGGCCTCTCCGGTTGCCGCAATGGAGATTATAAGGCAGTAGCTGCTAATTTTTTCTCCGCCAAACAACAACCAGGGTAAAAAATGGGACGTTTCGATTTTTTTATGCTATAATTTTAGCCATGGGTTTACTATTTCTAGCCGTGACAAAGCTTTCCCTGATTACCCTTTTTGGGTTTTTTCTTTATAAAAGAAAAGTCATAACCGACAAGGGCCTTGGCGTTTTGACTACCTTGGTTATATATTTTACTGTACCTTTTTTGATTTTTTCAGGCTTGGTTGAGAATTTTCAGATAGTTTTAGCTAATTCAGTTTGGATTTTTCTTTTAATATCGGTTGTTATCTTTATTGCCGGCTATCTGCTTGCGGCGGCTGTTTCTTGGAGAAAAAAACACCAAATAAAAAATGAGTTCATTAGCGTGGTAAGTTTCCAGAATGGAGGATACCTGCCGATGAACATAGCTTTTTTCCTTTTCCCTCCGGGGGTCCGCGAGAAATTTTTAGTCTATATTTTTCTTTATCTTCTCGGATACAATATCCTTATGTGGTCTTTGGGGAGTTTTCTAATTTTCCGCAAAAAGGGTGAGCGGTTTCATTACAAATCAATTTTTACTCCGCCGATCATAAGTACCTTAGTTGCTTTGTTGTTTATTTACAGCAAGCTGGCCGGTTCAATGCCAAAGATTATTCTTGATCCGATGCAGCTGATTGGTAATATGAGTTTTGTATTATCATTAATAATTTTAGGTTGTTGGCTGGCTAAGATTAAGCCAAAGGGTATATCTCAACGTTTGTTGTTAATCGTTGAAGCTAGTATTTTGAAATTAGTCGTTATGCCGCTTTTATTCTTGATCGGGTTATTGTATTTTAAGGTGTTTTCACTGCTTGGAGTTTTTGTTATAATCGAGGCGGCAATGCCATCAGCAGTTTCTTTACCGATTATTGCTCATTTACATCGGGCCGACAATGAGTTTATTTCTCAAGGAGTGTTCTTTACCCACATTTTAGGAATTATTACTATTCCCTTATGGTTAGGGTTTTTGCAGATTCTCGGGTTTAGTTTTTTATAGGGTGATTACAGATGAAGACAGTTGCGACCAATAGAAAAGCCAGGCGTGATTACAGTATTCTTGAGACTTTTGATGCTGGGATTCAGCTGAGAGGTAACGAGGTTAAGTCTCTACGTACCAAAAGCTGTTCTTTGGAAGACAGTTTTGCTCGGATTGAGAAAGATGAGCTTTTTTTGTATAATATGCATGTTCCTGAGTTTGCCAAGAGCTCGCATTTTAAGAGTGAACCTAAAAGAGTTAGAAAGCTTTTGGTACACAAAAAGGAAATTAAAAAGCTGATCGGTTCCACTGTCCAAAAGGGCTATACGCTTATACCTTTAAAGATATATTTTAATCAGCGCGGCATTGCTAAAATCGAGATTGGTCTAGCTAAAGGAAAGCATTCCTATGATAAACGCAGAAAGATAAAAGAAGATATTACTAAGCGAGAAGCCGAGCGGGCCTTAAAGGTATTTCATAGGAAACGTCTTTAGTTCGATTGCGTTTTTATAACTAAAATGTTAAGAATAGCTTTGCTAAGGGAGGATAAAGACAATGAGTAAGATTCTGGATTTAGGGATTGCAGCAGCTAAAGAAGCTGGCGAATTTTTGCTTGATGGTTTTGGCAAGGTAAGCAAAATTGAGAAGAAGGGCGATCGAGATTTCGCTACCAATCTAGATAAAGAGG
Proteins encoded in this window:
- a CDS encoding PKD domain-containing protein, whose translation is MLRKNIFTRMVRNFLIGLTVFSLFFLLCYQPVFSKAVDDFLVKLGKGFLEKGLFSDAEIECRKALIVNPDNTQAKACLAKIRRMRKNDQPQSLQVVCLGEEVVYEVTGFKNSAYSKYVWDFGDGVKKEFGAKATHSYLLPGRYTIAVFAEDFQQGLSYSSSGGTILVKVNQPPVADAGPNKVCCQGKEAIFDASNSYDPDGDNLVYFWDFGDGNTARGARVKHHYPLNGIYQVSLTVYDQSQDACNVATSGFTANVQASPVAAMEIIRQ
- a CDS encoding AEC family transporter — protein: MGLLFLAVTKLSLITLFGFFLYKRKVITDKGLGVLTTLVIYFTVPFLIFSGLVENFQIVLANSVWIFLLISVVIFIAGYLLAAAVSWRKKHQIKNEFISVVSFQNGGYLPMNIAFFLFPPGVREKFLVYIFLYLLGYNILMWSLGSFLIFRKKGERFHYKSIFTPPIISTLVALLFIYSKLAGSMPKIILDPMQLIGNMSFVLSLIILGCWLAKIKPKGISQRLLLIVEASILKLVVMPLLFLIGLLYFKVFSLLGVFVIIEAAMPSAVSLPIIAHLHRADNEFISQGVFFTHILGIITIPLWLGFLQILGFSFL
- the smpB gene encoding SsrA-binding protein SmpB, with amino-acid sequence MKTVATNRKARRDYSILETFDAGIQLRGNEVKSLRTKSCSLEDSFARIEKDELFLYNMHVPEFAKSSHFKSEPKRVRKLLVHKKEIKKLIGSTVQKGYTLIPLKIYFNQRGIAKIEIGLAKGKHSYDKRRKIKEDITKREAERALKVFHRKRL